From one Rhizobium lentis genomic stretch:
- a CDS encoding LLM class flavin-dependent oxidoreductase, translating into MVPFSILDLSPVAEGSTVRQSLESSAQMARKAEEFGYKRFWLAEHHGMPGIASAATSVVIGHVGAATKRIRIGSGGVMLPNHSPLVIAEQFGTLEALFPGRVDLGLGRAPGTDMRTAQALRRNLEAGANSFPNDVVELQQLLGTAVENQAILAVPGNGSHVPIWLLGSSLYSAQLAAMLGLPYAFASHFAPDMLLDAIAIYRDRFQPSATLDKPYVMVGVMGAVAETDEEARYHFTSAQQQFVNLRRNVRGPFPRPVADMEGFWSPMEKMNVEHTLRYAVVGSPETADAKLTEFLKETQADEVIISMPIHDIEARLRSVELFAGLGNFLRAAA; encoded by the coding sequence ATGGTTCCCTTCTCCATACTCGACCTTTCCCCCGTTGCCGAAGGCAGCACCGTGCGCCAGTCGCTCGAAAGCTCGGCGCAGATGGCGCGGAAGGCTGAGGAATTCGGTTACAAGCGTTTCTGGCTCGCCGAACATCACGGCATGCCGGGAATCGCCAGTGCCGCCACATCAGTCGTCATCGGCCATGTCGGCGCCGCGACCAAGCGCATTCGCATCGGCTCCGGCGGCGTCATGCTGCCCAATCATTCGCCACTCGTCATCGCCGAGCAGTTCGGCACGCTGGAGGCGCTCTTCCCCGGCCGAGTCGATCTCGGCCTCGGGCGAGCTCCGGGAACGGACATGCGCACGGCCCAGGCACTGCGGCGCAACCTCGAGGCCGGCGCCAACAGTTTTCCCAACGATGTGGTGGAGCTGCAGCAGCTTCTCGGCACCGCGGTCGAGAACCAGGCGATCCTCGCCGTTCCCGGCAATGGTTCACATGTTCCCATCTGGCTGCTCGGCTCCAGCTTGTACAGCGCTCAGCTCGCCGCCATGCTTGGCCTTCCCTACGCCTTCGCCTCGCATTTCGCGCCCGACATGCTGCTCGACGCCATCGCGATCTACCGCGACCGCTTCCAGCCCTCGGCGACGCTCGACAAGCCCTATGTGATGGTCGGCGTCATGGGCGCGGTGGCGGAAACGGACGAGGAGGCGCGCTACCACTTCACCTCGGCGCAGCAGCAATTCGTCAACCTGCGCCGCAATGTCCGCGGTCCGTTTCCACGTCCGGTGGCCGATATGGAAGGCTTCTGGTCGCCGATGGAGAAGATGAACGTCGAACACACACTGCGCTACGCCGTCGTAGGCTCGCCGGAGACGGCGGACGCGAAACTGACGGAGTTTCTCAAGGAAACGCAGGCGGACGAAGTGATCATCTCGATGCCGATTCATGACATCGAGGCGCGATTGAGATCGGTGGAATTGTTCGCGGGATTGGGAAACTTCTTGCGGGCCGCGGCGTGA
- a CDS encoding methyl-accepting chemotaxis protein, which translates to MAQRFQSLSFKVIATFILMTVLSIAVIDVLAYFASSRISDEQALKAKESVLIFRGDMLQDQLAQLENQANSIARIEALQMSITSLKSGWKTIQKTSGDARAELKKVFITGNPNPADQREKLMKPEGPSGFYYSNHEQTQGEVARDLEDTAFSDLLIADLDGTVLYSYKKEDDFAENLKSDAWKVTGAGIAFAKAIENTAKATDDAAPTGFSGLRVDPASGKSAIFYAVPIVKLGAAKGIILFKVREDIVTNILAKGIIQGSTARAAIVSGDGSAVGLDANGSLATLDATPFTFIKDALANSTMTVADFDRADGAARAYVRGIDYRGDRLLVVESVLLSELNAGSIEIAALLTMIGVGVLVVMAVATGLVTNFLFSPLARLAGVTRDVADGKLNSEIGSLNRKDEIGTMAKALARFRQSLIEGRELEAASEATRLQAEHDRQQNLAEREAEAKSLQQVVKALDEGLHHLASGDLAYQIDTRFPSELESLRINFNEALATLSETMTAIGGNSMAVRAGSEEMRTSADELAGRTERQAASITETANAIGAITQSVRRQIERAEQAERIARDAKKETTGSGQIMQDTIAAMEAIQTSSRQINTIISVIDDIAFQTNLLALNAGVEAARAGESGKGFAVVAMEVRELAQRSSSAAKEISSLLQKSTHEVESGVALVEKAGLALTGIGAHVEAINGQINEIMGATRDEANMLREINSAVAELDTMTQQNASMVEETTAAIHRLATEALEMDRQLGNFTLSHDHHRPSAEVHVLRRHR; encoded by the coding sequence ATGGCTCAGAGATTTCAGTCCCTGTCCTTCAAGGTTATTGCCACATTCATTCTGATGACTGTGCTGTCGATAGCGGTCATCGACGTGCTCGCCTATTTCGCCAGCAGCCGGATTTCCGACGAGCAGGCGCTGAAGGCCAAGGAAAGCGTGCTGATCTTCCGCGGCGACATGCTGCAGGATCAACTGGCGCAGCTCGAGAACCAAGCCAACTCAATCGCGCGCATCGAAGCGCTGCAGATGTCGATTACCAGCTTGAAAAGCGGCTGGAAAACAATCCAGAAGACTTCGGGCGATGCCCGCGCCGAGCTGAAGAAGGTTTTCATCACGGGCAATCCCAACCCGGCCGACCAGCGCGAGAAGCTGATGAAGCCGGAAGGGCCGAGCGGTTTTTATTATTCGAACCATGAGCAGACGCAGGGCGAAGTCGCGCGCGACCTCGAAGACACCGCATTCAGCGATCTGCTGATCGCCGATCTCGACGGTACCGTTCTTTATTCCTACAAGAAGGAGGACGACTTCGCCGAGAACCTGAAGTCGGACGCCTGGAAGGTAACCGGCGCCGGCATCGCTTTCGCCAAGGCGATCGAAAATACCGCCAAGGCGACGGATGACGCGGCGCCGACAGGGTTTTCCGGTCTGCGCGTCGATCCCGCCAGCGGCAAGTCGGCGATCTTCTATGCCGTGCCGATCGTCAAGCTCGGAGCGGCCAAGGGCATCATCCTCTTCAAGGTGCGCGAGGACATCGTCACCAACATCCTCGCCAAAGGCATCATTCAGGGCAGCACGGCGCGGGCGGCGATCGTCTCAGGCGATGGATCGGCGGTCGGCCTCGATGCGAACGGCAGCCTTGCGACGCTCGATGCGACGCCTTTCACCTTCATCAAGGATGCGCTTGCCAATTCCACGATGACGGTGGCCGATTTCGACAGGGCGGATGGCGCGGCCCGCGCCTATGTCCGCGGCATCGACTATCGCGGCGACCGCCTCCTCGTGGTCGAGAGTGTGCTGCTCAGCGAACTCAATGCCGGTTCGATCGAAATCGCTGCCTTGCTGACGATGATCGGCGTCGGCGTGCTTGTCGTCATGGCGGTTGCGACCGGGCTCGTGACCAACTTCCTGTTCTCGCCGCTTGCCCGGCTTGCCGGTGTTACCCGCGACGTCGCCGACGGCAAGCTCAACAGCGAGATCGGCAGCCTGAACCGCAAGGATGAGATCGGTACGATGGCGAAGGCGCTCGCCCGCTTCCGGCAGTCGCTGATCGAAGGCCGCGAACTCGAAGCGGCGAGCGAAGCGACCCGCCTGCAAGCCGAACACGACCGCCAGCAGAACCTTGCCGAGCGCGAGGCCGAGGCGAAGTCGCTGCAGCAGGTGGTGAAGGCACTCGACGAGGGACTGCATCACCTGGCGAGCGGCGATCTCGCCTATCAGATCGATACCCGCTTCCCGAGCGAGCTCGAAAGCCTGCGCATCAATTTCAACGAGGCGCTCGCGACGCTCAGCGAAACCATGACGGCAATCGGCGGCAACTCGATGGCGGTGCGCGCCGGGTCCGAAGAGATGCGCACCAGCGCCGACGAACTTGCCGGGCGCACCGAGCGTCAGGCCGCTTCGATTACCGAAACGGCGAATGCGATCGGCGCCATCACCCAGTCCGTCCGCCGGCAGATCGAGCGCGCCGAGCAGGCCGAGCGTATCGCCCGTGATGCCAAAAAGGAGACGACCGGCTCCGGCCAGATCATGCAGGATACGATCGCGGCGATGGAGGCGATCCAGACCTCCTCGCGCCAGATCAACACGATCATCTCTGTCATCGACGACATTGCCTTCCAGACCAACCTGCTGGCGCTCAATGCCGGTGTCGAGGCGGCGCGCGCGGGGGAATCCGGCAAGGGCTTTGCGGTCGTCGCCATGGAAGTCCGCGAGCTCGCTCAGCGCTCGTCGAGTGCGGCGAAGGAAATCTCCAGCCTGCTGCAGAAATCGACGCATGAGGTAGAAAGCGGCGTCGCGCTCGTCGAAAAGGCCGGTCTTGCGCTGACGGGCATCGGCGCGCATGTCGAGGCGATCAACGGACAGATCAACGAGATCATGGGCGCGACCCGCGACGAGGCTAACATGCTGCGCGAGATCAACAGCGCCGTTGCCGAACTCGACACGATGACGCAGCAGAACGCCTCGATGGTTGAGGAGACGACGGCGGCGATCCACCGGCTGGCGACGGAAGCCCTGGAGATGGACCGCCAGCTCGGCAATTTCACGCTGTCGCATGACCACCACAGGCCAAGCGCCGAGGTGCATGTGCTGCGCCGTCACCGGTAA
- the ruvC gene encoding crossover junction endodeoxyribonuclease RuvC, translating into MQNTIRIIGIDPGLRRTGWGIIDTLGNSLKFVASGTVTSDGDMDLASRLCQLHDGLAEIVHSYKPDEAAVEQTFVNKDAVATLKLGQARGIAMLVPARAGLPVSEYAPNAVKKAVIGVGHGEKQQIHMMLKILMPKVEFKGDDAADALAIAICHAHNRGGHRMRQALAGYLVLDLFSLSDK; encoded by the coding sequence ATGCAAAATACGATTCGCATCATCGGCATCGATCCGGGTCTTCGCCGCACCGGCTGGGGAATTATCGATACATTGGGCAATTCCCTGAAATTTGTGGCATCGGGCACGGTGACCTCAGATGGCGACATGGACCTCGCCTCCCGCCTCTGCCAGCTGCATGATGGGCTGGCGGAAATCGTGCACAGCTACAAGCCGGATGAAGCCGCCGTCGAACAGACCTTCGTCAACAAGGATGCAGTGGCAACCCTGAAGCTCGGCCAAGCCCGCGGCATTGCCATGCTGGTGCCGGCGCGCGCCGGGCTGCCGGTCTCCGAATATGCTCCGAACGCCGTGAAGAAGGCGGTCATCGGCGTCGGTCATGGCGAAAAGCAGCAGATTCACATGATGTTGAAGATCCTGATGCCGAAAGTCGAATTCAAGGGCGACGACGCCGCCGACGCGCTCGCAATCGCCATCTGCCACGCGCACAATCGCGGCGGCCACCGGATGCGGCAAGCGTTGGCGGGATACCTCGTTCTTGACTTGTTCTCCCTTTCTGATAAGTAA
- a CDS encoding AbrB/MazE/SpoVT family DNA-binding domain-containing protein gives MRVTEKGQVTIPKDIRDRLKIGPGSEVDFIADEKGARLVVLSSRTEPSQDDFESWLGSMSGTLDTNGMTTDKFMEWLRGPRDDIGPH, from the coding sequence ATGCGCGTGACCGAAAAGGGCCAGGTGACCATTCCCAAGGATATCCGTGACCGTTTGAAGATAGGTCCCGGTTCGGAGGTGGATTTCATCGCCGACGAAAAGGGCGCCCGCCTCGTGGTTCTATCCAGCAGAACAGAACCTTCGCAGGATGATTTTGAATCCTGGCTCGGCAGCATGAGCGGAACCCTCGATACCAATGGCATGACGACGGATAAATTCATGGAATGGCTGAGGGGACCGCGTGACGACATCGGTCCTCATTGA
- a CDS encoding type II toxin-antitoxin system VapC family toxin, which translates to MTTSVLIDTIIFIDVFGPQNPYREWSARALSLLRTESQFIMTPVVWAELASVSPREETLAFLLSRLNLIREALPFSAAYRAGLAHAQYRRGGGPRERTLPDFFIGAHALVRSHRLLTRDSARYRPYFPELDIISPETHP; encoded by the coding sequence GTGACGACATCGGTCCTCATTGATACGATTATCTTCATAGATGTCTTCGGTCCGCAAAACCCTTACAGGGAATGGTCCGCGCGAGCCCTGAGTTTGTTGCGGACGGAATCTCAGTTCATCATGACACCGGTCGTCTGGGCGGAGTTGGCAAGCGTTAGCCCGCGCGAGGAAACCCTTGCATTTCTCCTGTCACGGTTAAATCTGATCCGCGAAGCCCTGCCGTTTTCCGCCGCTTATCGGGCAGGACTCGCGCATGCGCAGTATCGCAGAGGCGGCGGCCCGCGCGAGCGCACCCTGCCGGATTTTTTCATCGGCGCGCATGCCCTGGTGAGATCACACCGTCTGTTGACGCGCGATAGCGCGCGCTACCGCCCTTATTTCCCCGAATTGGACATCATTTCCCCCGAAACGCACCCTTGA
- the ruvA gene encoding Holliday junction branch migration protein RuvA, with the protein MIGKLKGTIDEIGEDYVLVDVHGVCYVAHCSARTLSKLGSAGEACVLFIETYVREDQLKLFGFMTALEREWFNLLQSVQGVGAKVALAVLSTLTPGELANAIALQDRAAVSRAPGVGPKVAMRLVTELKNRAPAYAGEAINIALKQELGEGVAAAPVADAVSALTNLGYTRDQAANAVAAAMKTAGEGADSAKLIRLGLKELAR; encoded by the coding sequence ATGATCGGCAAGCTGAAAGGCACCATAGACGAAATCGGCGAAGACTATGTGCTCGTCGATGTGCACGGCGTCTGCTACGTCGCCCATTGCTCGGCCCGTACTCTCTCCAAGCTCGGATCGGCGGGTGAAGCCTGCGTGCTCTTCATTGAAACCTATGTACGCGAAGATCAGCTGAAGCTGTTCGGCTTCATGACCGCGCTGGAACGGGAATGGTTCAACCTACTTCAGAGCGTCCAGGGAGTCGGCGCCAAGGTGGCGCTCGCCGTGCTCTCGACGCTGACACCGGGCGAACTCGCCAATGCGATCGCCCTGCAGGACCGTGCCGCCGTCTCGCGCGCACCGGGCGTCGGCCCGAAAGTGGCGATGCGCCTCGTCACCGAGCTCAAGAACCGGGCGCCGGCCTATGCCGGGGAAGCGATCAACATCGCCCTCAAGCAGGAACTTGGCGAAGGTGTCGCCGCCGCACCGGTTGCCGATGCGGTGTCGGCGCTGACCAACCTAGGCTACACCAGAGACCAGGCGGCAAATGCCGTCGCCGCAGCGATGAAGACGGCTGGCGAAGGCGCCGACAGCGCCAAGCTGATCCGATTGGGATTGAAGGAACTGGCGCGATAG
- a CDS encoding AbrB/MazE/SpoVT family DNA-binding domain-containing protein — MWGEFTLSPKGQITLPKELRDALGLQPGDQLVFSIIDGEVVITPKSINFNDLAGLLGAPPNGRASLEEIDAAVTGAAGSDVVNEATRSKSDVAA; from the coding sequence ATGTGGGGAGAATTTACGCTTTCGCCGAAGGGTCAGATAACGCTGCCGAAGGAACTGCGGGATGCTCTCGGCCTTCAGCCCGGCGATCAGCTTGTTTTCTCTATCATCGACGGAGAGGTCGTGATCACACCAAAATCGATCAACTTCAATGATCTCGCAGGCCTTCTGGGAGCGCCTCCCAATGGACGTGCTTCCCTGGAGGAGATCGACGCAGCGGTCACCGGTGCTGCGGGCAGCGATGTGGTCAACGAAGCCACGCGGTCGAAATCGGATGTTGCGGCATGA
- a CDS encoding PIN domain-containing protein: MIAYGVDTNILLRLIVDGDPEQRAAALKFGEGIGRDYRGFLSLLNLLELDWALRARFGFKKNDVVEAIGKLTRVRGLDIESQTLVIKALRAVETRNADFADALIGYRAADEGCQATKTFDRHAFKTVPGMELLS, from the coding sequence ATGATTGCCTATGGTGTGGATACGAACATCCTGCTGAGGCTTATCGTCGACGGTGATCCAGAGCAGAGGGCTGCTGCGCTGAAGTTCGGTGAAGGCATCGGCAGGGACTATCGTGGATTTCTGTCGCTGCTGAACCTCTTGGAACTTGATTGGGCGTTGCGCGCGCGGTTCGGTTTCAAGAAAAACGATGTTGTCGAGGCAATCGGCAAATTGACACGCGTCAGAGGATTGGACATCGAGAGCCAGACCTTGGTGATTAAAGCCCTGAGAGCCGTGGAAACGCGCAACGCCGATTTTGCCGATGCCCTAATTGGCTATCGCGCCGCCGATGAGGGATGCCAGGCGACCAAGACATTTGACCGGCATGCGTTCAAGACCGTGCCAGGTATGGAGCTTCTTTCATGA
- the ruvB gene encoding Holliday junction branch migration DNA helicase RuvB has translation MSEPARLISPEKRGEDLDVTLRPQSLDEFTGQAEARANLKIFIEAAKNRGEALDHVLFVGPPGLGKTTLAQIMAKELGVNFRSTSGPVIAKAGDLAALLTNLEERDVLFIDEIHRLNPAVEEILYPAMEDFQLDLIIGEGPAARSVKIDLSKFTLVAATTRLGLLTTPLRDRFGIPVRLSFYTVEELELIVRRGARLMNLPMTEEGAREIARRARGTPRIAGRLLRRVRDFAEVARAEAVTREIADEALTRLLVDNVGLDQLDKRYLNMIAVNFGGGPVGIETIAAGLSEPRDAIEDIIEPYMIQQGFIQRTPRGRVLTAIAWKHLGMQPPKDMEAAQFRLFQEDD, from the coding sequence ATGAGCGAACCCGCCCGCCTGATATCGCCGGAAAAGCGGGGCGAAGACCTTGATGTGACACTGCGCCCGCAATCGCTGGACGAATTCACCGGCCAGGCGGAAGCGCGCGCCAATCTCAAGATCTTCATCGAGGCTGCGAAGAACCGCGGCGAGGCGCTGGACCATGTGCTCTTCGTCGGTCCGCCCGGCCTCGGCAAGACAACGCTGGCGCAGATCATGGCCAAGGAACTCGGCGTTAACTTCCGCTCGACATCCGGCCCGGTGATCGCCAAGGCCGGCGATCTCGCCGCTCTGCTCACCAATCTCGAGGAGCGTGACGTGCTCTTCATCGACGAGATCCATCGCCTCAATCCGGCCGTCGAGGAAATTCTCTATCCCGCGATGGAGGATTTCCAGCTCGATCTCATCATCGGCGAAGGCCCGGCCGCCCGTTCGGTGAAGATCGATCTGTCGAAATTCACGCTTGTGGCCGCTACCACCCGCCTCGGCCTGCTGACGACGCCGCTGCGCGATCGCTTCGGCATCCCGGTGCGGCTCAGCTTCTACACCGTCGAGGAGCTGGAACTGATCGTGCGCCGCGGCGCTCGGCTGATGAACCTGCCGATGACGGAAGAGGGTGCGCGCGAGATCGCAAGGCGGGCCCGCGGTACCCCGCGCATCGCTGGTAGGCTGCTGCGGCGCGTGCGCGACTTTGCTGAGGTGGCAAGAGCCGAAGCCGTTACCCGCGAGATCGCCGACGAGGCGCTGACCCGCCTCCTGGTGGATAATGTCGGCCTGGACCAGCTCGACAAACGCTACCTCAACATGATCGCCGTCAATTTCGGCGGCGGCCCGGTCGGCATCGAAACCATCGCCGCCGGCCTTTCCGAGCCGCGCGACGCGATCGAGGACATCATCGAACCCTATATGATCCAGCAGGGTTTCATTCAGCGCACCCCGCGCGGCCGTGTTCTAACCGCAATCGCGTGGAAACATCTCGGAATGCAACCACCCAAAGATATGGAGGCTGCGCAGTTCCGGCTGTTCCAGGAGGACGACTGA
- a CDS encoding metallophosphoesterase, whose translation MITRRGFFKALGGGVAGVISLGGYAFAFEPLARLSITRYRLTPPGWTPGLKLRVVALADIHACEPWMSANRIAAICHKANELEGDVTVLLGDYASGMNMVTQYVHSSQWSKALATLQAPLGVHAIMGNHDWWEDRTAQKNGGMETFGHRALADVGISVYGNRAVRLEKDGHGFWLAGLEDQMALLPGRKWGRTHMLGLDDLDGTMAEVTDDAPVILLAHEPDIFPRVPERVSLTLSGHTHGGQIRFLGHSPVVPSRYGNRYAYGHIVEDGRNIIISGGLGCSIAPVRFGVPPEIVVIDLG comes from the coding sequence GTGATCACCCGCCGCGGATTTTTCAAGGCTCTTGGCGGCGGTGTTGCGGGCGTCATATCGCTTGGCGGTTACGCCTTCGCCTTTGAACCGCTCGCGCGGCTCAGCATTACCCGCTATCGGCTGACGCCGCCCGGATGGACGCCGGGGCTCAAGCTCCGCGTCGTTGCGCTCGCCGATATCCATGCCTGCGAGCCCTGGATGTCGGCAAATCGCATTGCCGCAATCTGCCACAAGGCAAACGAACTCGAAGGCGATGTGACCGTCCTGCTCGGAGACTATGCGTCCGGGATGAACATGGTGACGCAATACGTGCATTCGAGCCAATGGTCCAAGGCACTCGCGACCCTGCAGGCCCCTCTCGGTGTCCATGCGATCATGGGCAATCACGACTGGTGGGAAGACAGGACCGCACAGAAGAATGGCGGGATGGAAACTTTCGGACACCGGGCTCTCGCCGACGTCGGTATCTCCGTCTACGGCAACCGTGCCGTCCGGCTCGAAAAGGATGGCCACGGCTTCTGGCTCGCGGGCCTCGAAGATCAGATGGCGCTATTGCCCGGCAGGAAATGGGGTCGCACGCATATGCTCGGCCTCGACGATCTCGATGGAACGATGGCTGAGGTGACCGACGATGCCCCCGTCATTCTGCTCGCCCACGAGCCCGATATCTTTCCGCGCGTGCCCGAGCGGGTCTCGCTGACACTGTCGGGCCACACCCATGGCGGACAGATCCGCTTCCTCGGCCATTCGCCGGTCGTCCCCTCGCGCTACGGCAATCGCTACGCCTATGGCCACATCGTCGAAGACGGGCGTAATATCATCATCTCCGGCGGTCTCGGCTGCTCCATCGCGCCGGTCCGCTTCGGCGTGCCGCCGGAAATCGTCGTGATCGATCTCGGATAG
- a CDS encoding DinB family protein — translation MSTFDPVRAYRKLAYNNALANHRLLHACATLKPGEFEASRTSFFPSIKETLNHIITVDWFYVDGMEGGTLGVRAFEVDEPFDDVESLTHAQAKVDQRLIALCEALTPERLISTVILHRGDRIQEERMEDVLAHLFQHQTHHRGQVHAMLAGTSVAPPQLDEFIVADDARFRGKELAELGWSEERLMR, via the coding sequence ATGTCGACCTTCGATCCCGTCAGGGCCTATCGCAAGCTCGCCTATAACAACGCGCTTGCCAACCACCGCCTGCTTCACGCCTGCGCGACACTGAAGCCCGGCGAATTTGAAGCGTCGCGCACAAGCTTCTTTCCCTCGATCAAGGAAACCCTGAACCACATCATCACCGTCGACTGGTTCTATGTCGATGGCATGGAAGGCGGCACGCTCGGGGTCCGCGCCTTTGAGGTCGACGAACCCTTCGACGACGTCGAGTCGCTGACGCATGCGCAGGCGAAGGTCGATCAGCGCCTGATCGCACTTTGCGAAGCCCTGACGCCGGAAAGGCTGATTTCGACGGTCATTCTCCATCGCGGCGACCGCATCCAGGAAGAGCGGATGGAAGACGTGCTCGCCCACCTCTTCCAGCACCAGACCCATCATCGCGGCCAGGTCCATGCGATGCTTGCCGGCACGAGCGTCGCCCCGCCGCAGCTCGACGAATTCATCGTCGCCGACGATGCGCGGTTTCGCGGCAAGGAACTCGCCGAACTAGGCTGGAGTGAAGAAAGGCTGATGCGTTAG